From Quercus lobata isolate SW786 chromosome 11, ValleyOak3.0 Primary Assembly, whole genome shotgun sequence:
TTCAACTATTGGGTTTGTAGTATGTTGGAGTTGGCagtgatttttccttttagtagttgattattgttgttttgaatgggttttataagtttttctaATGCTACTTTTGTATTGGGCATGTCAGAATGTACTATTTATCTTTGAATCTCCTGCTATATCTAGTGAATTTGTACCCGTGCATTCTTTTTCGATTAAAGAGTTAATGAGTTCGATTCATTTTGTTGCAGTAGCCATGAATTAATTGCCTGGAATTGTATTTTGGATTGTTCTTGCTTCAACGTGTTCTAGTACTTCTCATTGAACTAATTTTCTGCGTCCGCTTTTGGCATGGCAGGCTACAGAGTGAAACTCTTGTGTGAACCACTAGTTTGTGCCTTGATGTGTTCTATTTAGTGCGAGGCAAACAAATAATTTGCTTGCAGAAATGCATTGTTTTTTTGTACTGAATCAAGTTTGTATAATGTTTCTTGAACTTTAAATTGACGTTTGGTCCTATATCTACATTTTTTGTGCTATACTTAGTGATTTGGAAATTCTCCGCTTAATGACATTTGTTTCGGTCTTAGAAAGCAATGTCTTTATGTGTCTGTGTAGTAATCAGTTATTTAGAGTTGGCACCAATTTGCAATGGACCCTGTGGTCTTAGAAAGCAATGTCTTTATGTGTCTGTGTAGTAATCAGTTATTTAGAGTTGGCACCAATTTGTAATCTGCGCCTTCATATTTTCCTTTAGTCGCATGATTCCTATCTTCCCTCTGTTGGCACATGTTTTTTCTGCCACTGTCagtggaactttttttttggctatgcATTGTGCTTGATTATTGAGCTCTTTTCACATTTAATTTATGTGATATGAAAGCTGTTACTATTGGGTTCAATTCCAATTTTTTGTTAGTCttgcattttgtttatttgatcTTTGTTTCCATTTACTGTAAGTGTATGACTTGATCTTTACGCTGTTTGCTGCTAAATTGTTATGCTGCAGGAACAAAACTTTTAGAGCTTGCAGCGGAATGCTGTCTAGAAGCTTTGATGCATCAACCTTATTGTGGACTTGCGATATACTTGCTATACCTTTGATCCACCTATGAAAGACCCAGGTTGAAAGATGAAGGAAAGCGATTCATCGGCTAGTAAAATGATTAACAAAAACTGGGTCTTAAAGCGCAAACGGAGAAAACTCCCTTATGGACCAGGTCTATCCAATGGTAAAGAAGACAGCTCCGTGGCACCAGAATCCCCAAAGAGTACTTCTTCAGCTAAACGCAGGCTAAAGGGTGAAATTAATTCTGAGCAATTTTTATCCAAGAAGAAAGGAAATGATGGGGTAGGTTATCTTCCGTGTGAAAATCATTTTCtgttgtttatttcttttagttGCTGAATGTTTTTCAAGATGTTGCATCTTTTATTGATTAAACATGTATTCAAGAggaatttttttggttacaaaCGTTATAGGCCCCATGCTGGAAGTTCTACATTAAGTTATACGTGATGCAATTTAACATAACATTGTGTAATCATATTACCCCTTCTACTGAATTGAAGCACTTAATAAGAACTGCTGTTGCCGGAGTTACTTTATCATTGATGTTGGATTTAGCTTTTTTATgtattccttttccttttcctgctGGCATGGGTTATATCActattgtttgtttgtatttttttcaaacatCCTTGATACCTCTAGGTGAAAGAGTATTCAGAAAATCATCACTCTGGGCTCATTGAAGTGATTTCTTGAGCTCTTGCTTGTTTTTGAAGTTGCTTGATAATTAGTTTCTGTGGGCTCCCATAATATATCTGTTACTCATTTGTAGCTTTGAAATTATGCTTACCAATATGTTTAAAAAGATGCTCCAAAGCTTTAAAACTATGTAGCATCTTCCTTGTAATTCAAAAGAAGTGTTCATACTATCGAACTTTTGATTTGGTTCTTAGTTTTGCATACTAAGAATAAGGTGGGTTAAGGGTTTGACCCACTGAAATAGGAATTGATTTAGTTTAAGATTGTTTCTTCCACTTGTTTTAACAGACACAAAGACAACCATGCCAAGCTTAcctttaaataaaaagaactttAGTTTTATTCACATGCTGCGCTTTTCCTTTTATGTCAGCTGAGCAAGttctgttattattattattgttattgtatgAAACACTTGCCAACTAAAATGGTCATCCTTGTTAAagttagggtccatttggttgggagcttggaaaagtgagaggatagaaaagttgAAGTATAGAAAATGTTCTAGTTTTCTCTCGTGTGTTTAGTAGAGatgatggaaaagtggaagTATAGAAAATGTTCTAGTTTTCTCTCGTGTTTTTAGTAGAGATGGTGGAAAAGTGAAAGGATAGAAAATGtgaataaatttattgttataCGCATTTTATATAAGGGGAGGATAAAATAGATTGCGTAAAATAGTAAATTCCAAGTGAAAAAACATTTTCTCCCCActtttcctcccaaattgggaggatGGGTTTGGTGGGCCCGGTTGGAAAACTCCACACACCcccttttccatcctccctctTTCACCACACCAAACGAAGGAAAACTttcattttccatcctcccccTTTTCCACCCAACCAAATGGACCATTAGGGTTTTTTTGGGCactctttcaataaaaattacttataaaaaaggGTCTTTCTGCTTTCTGTCCCTTGCAATAGTGGCTGCAGGTCAAGCATTAACTAACTAATTCCCCCTTTTGCTCTACCCAATTTCTTTGTCTTCCAGTATTACTATGAATGCGTGATCTGTGATCTTGGTGGCAACTTGTTGTGTTGTGATAGTTGTCCCCAGACCTATCATCTCCAGTGCCTTAATCCACCTCTAAAGGTATGTTTAGTTAATGTATCTTTAGCTAGCTAACTTGAGGgctatttaatttataattttttttctagtcaTATATACCGCTCTCGACACttgttattttcttgttttgatttttgattttgtgtgtgtttttaatcAAATGAAGCGCATTCCAATGGGGAAGTGGCAATGTCCAAGCTGCTGTCTGAAAAATGACCCTTTAAAGTCCATAAGCCAACTTGATACGATTTCAAAACGAGCAAGGACGAAGATAGTCACTGGAAAATCAAAAACTGGAATTCAGTCTGACATGGCCAAAGTATCCCGTATTTTTGGAAGCTCCATTATTGCAAGGAAAAGGTCCTCCAGCAAAGGAAAATCTGTCAAACTAATTGAACAGAAACCTGTCTCCCCCCAAATAGATATATCCTGTAACACCAAGCCAAGTCATCCATCTCTTGGTTTGCTGGAGGGTAGTTCAGCATGTTTGAATGATGATAATGAGAAGAAGCCTGATACAGAGTCCCCTGTGGACAGGAAGTCAACGTCTCCTGCTAGGGAAACTTCATCTCATTCTAAAGTCACAAATACAGAGGCAACTGAGGAAGCTCCTGAGGTAAAGCCTGATTTATCTAGTAAAAATGTCTCCCCAGGAAGAACTCTGGTTCTTGCAATCAGTGCTGCCACTGAGGaacatagaaaaagaaaaccgaAATCGAATAATGAAGACAGTCAAAAGAAGCATAGGACTGATAAGGGAAAATCTATTCTTAGTTCTTCTAAGAAACGTAAATCCAAAGCAAATACTGCCAGCCCTGTAACTAGTAAATCACTGCAGAAGCGTAAGTCTATCAACCATGAGGTTTCCACAGCTTTGTCAAAGGAGGATCTTGGAACAAAGAGTTCAGATGCTCAGAGGAAAGATGAGGTATCATGTTGTTTCCTATTTGTGTGAGTATTTATGTGTACATTTGGTCTGTGTCTTTTCAGAAAAGATTAGAAACCACCGGACACTTGAAAGCATGGAGAATAAAAATGGTAGTTGCTGCAATGTTTCTgttgtttttgtctttgaatATGATtagtaaatatatttattttgatgcaGAAGCTTCCTCAGGAAGCAACAAACCTATCACATGAGTTAAACAAAAAAGGTCATGTTGATGAAACAGTAATCTGTGGAGAAAGTATTGCCACTGAGACTCTGCAGGTAAATGACTCTCTTCAGCACAAAGTTTGTTAGATTTCTTGTATTAGTGTCTTAAATATAGGCTATTTGGGTCAATTGTGAATATCATGACATATTTTTGTATTTCGTATATGTCTACATGCAGGTTGATCGGGTTCTGGGGTGTCGAGTTCAAGGCGATTACACGGGCCTTTCACGTCACTTATCTGTGAATGTAGCTGATGACCTACGTTCTGAGGACTTACTAATTTCAGAAAATCAAAACAGACTCTCAGAAGAAAATTCTGCTTGCGATACTGATTTAGATGTAGGAGCTGCTGAAAATCATACTGAGGGTTGTCAGAATATTGATAAGAGTTTTGACAGGGAAGAAAGCATGAAGAATGAAATGAAAGTGGATAAAATACATGTATACAGAAGATCTGCAACCAAAGAATGTAAAAAAGGAAATGCCATGGATCTTTTAAGAAAAGATATCAAGGATTCAGATTCTTGTGCTATGAATGGTAAAGATCAAGATGAATCTGCTGTAACTACAGAGGATTTTGAAAAGGCAAATGAAAGAATGGTTACGGAGGAGAATACTGATGTCAGTTTGAGAAATCAAGATATTGATGAAGTTCCAAAAATTTATGAAACACACGTCTCTAATGAAACCAAAGACGATAAAGAAGTGGATTTAGAAATGGGAATGAGAAGCTCTGCAGAAAACAAAATTCAGGAAGCCACCCTGGCTGAATCTGCTTGTGTTGATGGAGAGAAGGTATCTTATGAGTTTTTAGTTAAGTGGGCTGGGAAGTCTCATATTCATAATAGTTGGATTTCTGAATCCGAGCTCAAAGTTCTGGCAAAGAGGAAACTTGACAATTACAAAGCAAAGTATGGGACAGCTGTAATAGATATCTGTGAGGAACGCTGGAAGCAACCTCAACGGGTGATTGCTCTCCATAATTCCAAACTTGGTACTGGTGAAGCTTTTGTAAAATGGACTGGTCTCCCTTATGATGAATGCACTTGGGAAAGATTAGATGAACCTGTTCTTCAAAAATCTTTGCACCTGATTGATCtgtttaatcaatttgaatgccATACATTGGAAAAAGATTCTCCGAAGGATGCTTCACTAAGGGGGAAGGGTGATTGTCAGCAAAATGAAGTAGTTACTCTCACAGAGCAACCGAAGGAGCTAAGAGGTTCATTATTTCCCCATCAGCTAGAAGCACTCAATTGGTTGCGAAAATGCTGGTATAAATCCAAAAATGTGATACTTGCTGATGAAATGGGGCTTGGGAAAACAATTTCTGCTTGTGCTTTTATTTCATCTCTGTATGTTGAGTTTAAAGCTACTCTGCCTTGTTTAGTATTGGTTCCACTTTCCACAATGCCTAACTGGCTTGCTGAGTTTTCATTATGGGCTCCCAACTTGAATGTTGTGGAGTATCATGGGTGTGCAAAAGCAAGAGCCATTATTCGCCAATATGAGTGGCATGCTAGTGATCCTAGTGAGTTGAATAAGAAAACAGCTGCCTATAAGTTTAATGTTCTTTTAACTACATATGAAATGATTCTTGCTGATTCCTCTCATCTGCGTGGAGTTCCTTGGGAAGTTCTTGTGGTTGATGAGGGCCACCGTCTGAAGAATTCTGGAAGTAAGCTTTTCAGCTTGCTGAATTCATTCTCCTTCCGACATCGTGTACTGTTGACTGGTACACCTCTTCAAAACAATATTGGTGAGATGTATAACTTGCTTAACTTCTTGCAGCCAACTTCATTTCCTTCTCTATCGTCATTTGAAGAGAAGTTTAATGATCTTACAACTGCCGAAAAAGTCGATGAATTGAAGAAACTTGTTGCTCCGCATATGCTTCGAAGGCTTAAAAAAGATGCAATGCAAAATATCCCCCCTAAGACTGAACGAATGGTTCCTGTCGAGTTGTCATCCATCCAAGCAGAATACTATCGTGCAATGCTGACAAAGAACTATCAGATATTGCGGAATATTGGGAAAGGGGTTGCCCAGCAATCAATGCTAAATATTGTGATGCAGTTAAGAAAAGTTTGCAATCATCCGTATCTCATACCCGGTACCGAACCTGATTCTGGGTCAGTAGAATTCCTTCATGAAATGCGGATAAAAGCCTCAGCCAAGTTGACCTTGTTGCACTCGATGCTTAAGATTTTATATAAGGAAGGTCATCGAGTCCTTATTTTTTCACAGATGACTAAGCTTCTTGATATTCTTGAAGATTATTTGACAATAGAATTTGGGCCTAAAACATATGAGAGAGTGGACGGCTCTGTTGCAGTGGCTGATCGTCAAACAGCAATTGCACGCTTTAACCAAGATAAAAGTCGGTTTGTCTTCTTGTTATCCACGCGCTCATGTGGCCTTGGGATCAATTTGGCAACTGCTGACACTGTCATTATCTATGATTCTGATTTCAATCCACATGCTGATATCCAAGCTATGAATCGTGCACATCGAATTGGACAATCAAATAGACTTTTGGTATACCGACTTGTAGTTCGTGCTAGTGTTGAAGAGCGTATTTTGCAGCTTGCAAAGAAGAAACTGATGCTTGATCAGCTTTTCGTGAATAAGTCTGGATCACAGAAAGAAGTGGAAGATATTCTGAAATGGGGAACAGAAGAACTTTTTAATGATTTTCCTACCACAAATGGGAAAGATACTGGAGAAAATAATGGGAACAAAGATGAGGCAGTAGTAGATACAGACATTAAGCATAGGAAGAGGACTGGTGGTCTGGGAGATGTCTACAAGGACAAATGTACAGAGAGCAGCAGCAGGATATTGTGGGATGAAAATGCAATTTCAAAGTTGCTTGACCGTTCAAACCTTCAGTCTGGATCAACTGATATTGCTGAAGGGGATTCAGAGAATGATATGCTTGGTTCAGTGAAGGTGATCAATTAATCTTATGTCTAAGTGATtgcacttttttaattttaaaatctttcATCAGTGTTTACTTGGAATCACaatttagtgtgcgtttggatgtggattaaaatgataaattatttcattattcagCTTAtctttgctactatttatgagccctactgcactttttgacactattcatgggtcctactgcactttttgacactattcatgggttccactgtactatttcaactaatttttgcttttatctacagtattttcaacaataagttttcattttcagcaaaataagcggtatccaaacaaacttttattataatttcatGTGTTCCATTGACATAAAACGTATGTGAATTTGGCAATGCGacacatttctttttttagaacaTTGTTGACGTGTATTTATTGCCTGCTTCTCTCTCCTCTTAAGTAGCTACAAATGGGACtcatgtttcttttttaaatgctcCAAAGACGAATTTATTTAAATCTCTTCACTCTGATGATTGTTTTTTCTTGTTGATTTCTGGTAGATTAACCTTCTTGTTTCATATtgtttactttatttatttatttatttatttttttcggGAAGTTGTTTCTAATGACTATATAGAGAAGCTATGTAGAATCTAATCTCCTTTTTATTGCTTCTTTTCAATTGATCTTTTAACCAGGCGGTCGAATGGAATGATGAACCAACAGAAGAACAAGGAGGAGCTGAATCTCCTCCTGTTGTTACTGATGATATTTGCACACAAAATTCTGAGAGGAAAGAGGATAATGCAGTAACTGGTACAGAAGAAAATGAATGGGATAGACTTTTGCGTCTGAGGTTAGGAGTTTTTCCTGTCATCAGTTAGTTCCAAAGTTTTTATGTGTTACTCTAGTACTGCTAGTCTGTGACACTTGAACTTTGTAATAGTTTGTCCAATCTGCTTTCAATTTATACTAATTTCATTGTATCCAAGAGAAGAGTTGGTTTGGCAGGAAAAGTAATGCAGGGCAGATAAAAAAGGAATAGGAAGGGGAAATAGATTAGGAATTTAGGAAAAACAATTGAATGGAAAGTAAAGGATAGGCCCTAAGAATCAGCACTTACACTATGGTTGGGTTGAAATGGGAGAAGATGGAAAATGGGGGAAGAAAAAGGGCAaggaaaatgtaatttttcattGTTAGGTTGGAGTGAAAAGGTAGAGGAAAGAAAATGGGTGGATGGGGTTTCCACCCGAgcccaccatttattttcctttcatatTTGGGAAAAAATGGGAGAGAAAATGGTAATGAGAAGGAAAGTACAAAATTGTACTACTTTTTCATCATTCTACTTTTAACAATGACATAATAGGAATTTACTCTTTTATCTTTCCACTTTTTTAACTTCTCTACCAAAGACACATGGTAAAAAACGCAAATATTTCTATCCTCCAACCAAATAGAGCCTTAGAGTTTCCTTGGGATCAACACCAAGCAGAAAAACTTATGAATTAGTACCTAAGTTGCTAAGAATTAGCACTCAACAATTggaaaaattctaattaaaatatattttttttgataggtaataatacttttattgaaaaaaactGAACATCATGTTCACGATGGTGAACACTCTATTCTGAACAAGGAACAATTACAACCAAATCAAGAACTAAAAGAAAGGGAAAgtaaaaattcagaaaattgaaatacaatTCCTACACCCCCATATACAAGTCCACTGAAACAAAGTACCAAAGAGAAGAGATTTTAAGCGGTCTAAtggtctctctttttcttcaaaaatgcGAGTATTACATTCCTGCCAAACTAACCACATTAAACATGCCGGGACCATATTCCATATGGTTGAAAGGTGCTTTCCAAACCAATTTGTCCAGGCAAAGAAAAGAGAGCTAACTGACTTCAGCATTACCCACTGAATCCCAAACACTTCAAAAGCTTCACACCATAAGGCGCGAGAAAACTTATAATGAAGTAGAAGATGATCCATTGATTCCCCATTGCAGCAACATAATCTGTCTTCTATGTTTAGCCCTTTTAAATAGGCTTTCTAGGAGTTCATAAATGTGGAAAATAATTCAAAAGCAAAATATAATCCCACATAATCCTCAATTAGGATAAACTTACAtcaatgaaatttcaaatttcaatattcaaattagaactaatttCAGTGGATCTTGATGTCTGCACCACCACTCCTTTCTATACCATTATTTTGTTCTATGACAGCAATGGCAGGATTAGTTTTAGTTAGTTTTCCTGCTTTCATAAATATATAGCTATGAAATAGTAATTAGTTAGGTTTGGAGTGGGACAGAAGAAGCCGGGATGGGAAAAAAGAAGCCTCTTAAACCCGTATCCATTAGAAATATATAGCCCaaaatgatttcaaatgatTTAGATTTACATAGCTGATCTTATAATagtcttttaaaattttctccttAAACTTAATAGTTATTTTACAATCACTCAATAATCTTGATGCATCTCTTGATTTCATCTATTTTACTCTTATCCTATGATTTACACCCTCTTCAATACCTCCATCTTTATGAATCATTGACCCAAGA
This genomic window contains:
- the LOC115968215 gene encoding protein CHROMATIN REMODELING 4 isoform X3, which codes for MKESDSSASKMINKNWVLKRKRRKLPYGPGLSNGKEDSSVAPESPKSTSSAKRRLKGEINSEQFLSKKKGNDGRIPMGKWQCPSCCLKNDPLKSISQLDTISKRARTKIVTGKSKTGIQSDMAKVSRIFGSSIIARKRSSSKGKSVKLIEQKPVSPQIDISCNTKPSHPSLGLLEGSSACLNDDNEKKPDTESPVDRKSTSPARETSSHSKVTNTEATEEAPEVKPDLSSKNVSPGRTLVLAISAATEEHRKRKPKSNNEDSQKKHRTDKGKSILSSSKKRKSKANTASPVTSKSLQKRKSINHEVSTALSKEDLGTKSSDAQRKDEKLPQEATNLSHELNKKGHVDETVICGESIATETLQVDRVLGCRVQGDYTGLSRHLSVNVADDLRSEDLLISENQNRLSEENSACDTDLDVGAAENHTEGCQNIDKSFDREESMKNEMKVDKIHVYRRSATKECKKGNAMDLLRKDIKDSDSCAMNGKDQDESAVTTEDFEKANERMVTEENTDVSLRNQDIDEVPKIYETHVSNETKDDKEVDLEMGMRSSAENKIQEATLAESACVDGEKVSYEFLVKWAGKSHIHNSWISESELKVLAKRKLDNYKAKYGTAVIDICEERWKQPQRVIALHNSKLGTGEAFVKWTGLPYDECTWERLDEPVLQKSLHLIDLFNQFECHTLEKDSPKDASLRGKGDCQQNEVVTLTEQPKELRGSLFPHQLEALNWLRKCWYKSKNVILADEMGLGKTISACAFISSLYVEFKATLPCLVLVPLSTMPNWLAEFSLWAPNLNVVEYHGCAKARAIIRQYEWHASDPSELNKKTAAYKFNVLLTTYEMILADSSHLRGVPWEVLVVDEGHRLKNSGSKLFSLLNSFSFRHRVLLTGTPLQNNIGEMYNLLNFLQPTSFPSLSSFEEKFNDLTTAEKVDELKKLVAPHMLRRLKKDAMQNIPPKTERMVPVELSSIQAEYYRAMLTKNYQILRNIGKGVAQQSMLNIVMQLRKVCNHPYLIPGTEPDSGSVEFLHEMRIKASAKLTLLHSMLKILYKEGHRVLIFSQMTKLLDILEDYLTIEFGPKTYERVDGSVAVADRQTAIARFNQDKSRFVFLLSTRSCGLGINLATADTVIIYDSDFNPHADIQAMNRAHRIGQSNRLLVYRLVVRASVEERILQLAKKKLMLDQLFVNKSGSQKEVEDILKWGTEELFNDFPTTNGKDTGENNGNKDEAVVDTDIKHRKRTGGLGDVYKDKCTESSSRILWDENAISKLLDRSNLQSGSTDIAEGDSENDMLGSVKAVEWNDEPTEEQGGAESPPVVTDDICTQNSERKEDNAVTGTEENEWDRLLRLRWEKYQMEEEAALGRGKRQRKAVSYREAYAPHPSETLSESAGEEERDREPEPEREYTPAGRALKAKFAKLRARQKERLAQRNAVEESRPTEGLAGPDSVTQCPSSNPKEGDATELDQPIKEKISVIDLEDDKVFQLADVPKSKTDSPLRLSRMQKYKMSSHLDFPVNPLGHPSPEIFLPSHQFQSMSYTNSVPTSNLLPVLGLCAPNANQTEPSYRTFSRSNGRQSKPGTGPEFPFSLAPCSGTSIETDVKCQDSTLDRAKKPDASAEFLQQRLKNGIPDNCLPFAPGPPAVKGKSSERLESSGSTFSDFQEKMALPSLPFDEKMLPRFPLSAKTMPTQFDYLPSLSLGSRLEAGNGSMQDLPTIPLLPNLKFAAQDAARYNQQERELPPTLGLGHMPNTFSSFPENHRKVLENIMMRTGSGSSSMSKYYSRGGIRWSEDELDYLWIGVRRHGRGNWEAMLRDRRLKFSGDKTPGDLSVRWEEEQLKLFDGAAFPVPKMKPTKSSKSSLFPGISDGMMARALQGSRLVTPPKFQAHLTDMKLGFGDLASSLPNVETSDRLGLQNDQFVPISTWNQEKYRANLPGESSAGPSDRPGTSSNVPPIDKPNLLNSSGTNNLGSNCSSGFDLQRKEDEQSARKYGKLPSLLDRSLNILRDSHHNSGGGESSNSGLLPDPKKGLNLSHLKGEEAAGSSSSKDKLPHWLREAVSAPAKPPDPNLPPTVSAIAHSVRLLYGEDKPTIPPFVIPGPPPSLPKDPRRSLKKKKKRRSHLFRQVPPDDVGSSQDFQRNIHSDNAASSSIPLAPAFSMLPQIESNLNLPPLNLNMTNPSSSLSHLHPQKKKSMGLSPSPEVLQLVASCVAPGPHLSSVSGMTSSSFLESKLPVPASVDLVGFPDPQDAILEKKAKQNSPLSVWGTIPGEKVEHPESGDSSKTHSDPPRTERPDVEEISSEGTVSDHPVSDHES